Proteins co-encoded in one Nitrospinota bacterium genomic window:
- a CDS encoding bifunctional homocysteine S-methyltransferase/methylenetetrahydrofolate reductase gives MKPFLEALQERVLLCDGAMGTYLYEKGEYINRSYDELNLTKPDLVREIHREYIAAGADIIETNSFGANRQRLARWGLQDKVREINIAATQNAVYEARGAVYVAGSIGPLGTGIQPLGTVPPEEAAAVFREQAEALIDGGVDLIILETFANLKELEIAVGAVRARKADIPLIAHMTFGEDGHTPLGEPIEKVAAALDALPVDVIGVNCSVGPAPMLDMVAKIATVTHKPVSAMPNAGYPRMHEGRLIYMTTPEYLETYAKRFIRSGVKVIGGCCGTTPAHIRALRHAVKALAPARPAVEVKEAKKEEAVPAVPTAEKSPLAKKLAQGKFVTCVEILPPKGADPSKVLDMAKQLKDAGVDACNIPDGPRASARMSPMSLALLFQQKVGIEPVLHYTCRDRNILGMQSDILGAHAIGLRDILAVTGDPPKLGNYPDATAVYDVDAIGLVKIISNLNHGLDVAGNRIGAPAAIHIGVGVNPVAINLEQEISRLRQKVDAGAEFIFTQPVFDTEMFIRFKELTKDIAIPTLIGILPLASSRMAEFLHHEVPGMSVPDGIRKQMADAGDKGAELGVQLAVEALEAMRGMVQGVYVMSPAGGVKASLAVLKKYL, from the coding sequence ATGAAACCATTCCTTGAAGCGCTGCAAGAACGGGTGTTGCTCTGTGATGGGGCGATGGGTACCTACCTCTATGAAAAAGGGGAGTACATCAACCGTTCCTACGACGAGCTGAACCTCACCAAGCCCGACCTCGTGCGCGAAATCCACCGCGAGTACATCGCCGCCGGAGCCGACATCATCGAGACCAACTCCTTCGGCGCGAACCGGCAGCGGCTGGCCCGCTGGGGCCTGCAGGACAAGGTGCGCGAGATAAACATAGCCGCCACACAAAACGCCGTCTACGAGGCGCGCGGCGCGGTCTATGTGGCGGGGAGCATCGGGCCGCTTGGCACCGGCATACAACCGCTCGGCACCGTGCCGCCGGAAGAGGCCGCCGCGGTTTTCAGGGAGCAGGCGGAAGCGCTCATCGACGGAGGCGTCGACCTTATCATCCTTGAGACATTTGCCAACCTGAAAGAACTCGAAATTGCCGTTGGCGCCGTGCGCGCACGGAAGGCCGACATCCCGCTCATCGCGCACATGACGTTCGGCGAAGACGGCCACACCCCGCTGGGCGAGCCGATAGAGAAGGTGGCCGCCGCGTTGGACGCATTGCCGGTGGATGTTATTGGCGTGAACTGCTCGGTCGGCCCCGCGCCGATGCTCGACATGGTGGCGAAGATCGCAACCGTCACGCACAAGCCGGTATCGGCCATGCCGAACGCGGGTTATCCCCGGATGCACGAGGGGCGGCTCATATACATGACCACCCCCGAATATCTTGAGACCTACGCCAAGCGGTTCATCCGCTCCGGTGTGAAAGTGATCGGCGGCTGCTGCGGCACCACCCCAGCGCACATCCGCGCCCTGCGCCACGCCGTGAAGGCGCTCGCCCCGGCCCGTCCGGCGGTGGAGGTGAAAGAGGCGAAGAAGGAAGAGGCGGTGCCGGCCGTGCCGACCGCCGAAAAAAGTCCGCTGGCGAAGAAATTGGCGCAAGGCAAATTCGTCACCTGTGTTGAGATACTGCCGCCGAAGGGGGCCGACCCGTCGAAAGTGCTCGACATGGCAAAGCAGCTCAAGGACGCCGGGGTGGATGCCTGCAACATACCGGATGGCCCGCGCGCCAGCGCCCGCATGAGCCCGATGTCGTTGGCGCTTCTCTTTCAGCAGAAGGTGGGGATAGAGCCGGTGCTGCACTACACCTGCCGCGACCGGAATATTCTGGGGATGCAGTCCGATATTTTGGGAGCGCACGCAATCGGCCTGCGCGATATTTTGGCCGTCACCGGCGACCCGCCGAAACTGGGGAACTATCCCGATGCGACCGCCGTGTACGATGTCGACGCCATCGGTCTGGTAAAAATCATCAGCAATCTTAACCACGGACTCGACGTGGCGGGCAACCGCATCGGCGCGCCGGCCGCCATCCACATCGGGGTGGGGGTGAACCCGGTTGCAATCAACCTTGAGCAGGAGATTTCCCGCCTGCGGCAGAAGGTGGATGCCGGCGCGGAGTTCATCTTTACGCAACCGGTGTTCGATACCGAGATGTTCATTCGCTTCAAGGAATTGACGAAGGACATCGCCATCCCGACGCTGATCGGCATTTTGCCGCTGGCGTCGTCGCGCATGGCGGAGTTCCTGCATCACGAGGTTCCGGGAATGAGCGTGCCGGATGGCATCAGGAAACAGATGGCCGACGCGGGGGACAAGGGGGCGGAGCTTGGCGTGCAACTGGCCGTGGAAGCGCTGGAGGCGATGCGCGGCATGGTGCAGGGGGTTTATGTGATGAGCCCCGCGGGCGGGGTGAAGGCGTCGCTTGCGGTATTGAAGAAATATTTGTAA
- the priA gene encoding primosomal protein N', which produces MIQPKKKKAAHVAVYVPLRKLFSYSFKPEDEAKLIPGVRVVAPFRNRENIGVFVGFGETDIETKEIKAVLDAAPIFSTHLMKLALWAADYYIAAPGELFRGIGPREELKKRVVYEKTGAQPGRLREDKKRILDAVKESLGAQTLAAKAGLTVTELDKAAKSLVKGGLLVKREEYYFGGSELIAKDGEEAVTEKSIDPATYTAEQNAAIEKIAKDVEAKSGAITLLEGKTGSGKTEVYIALCKKALELGGGAILLVPEIALTFQFVRRFRARFPRDIAVLHSGLTPAQRREEWRRISGGQARVVIGARSAIFAPLKQPRLIVVDEEHDASYKQSESPHYNARDLAVVLGGMTGAAVVLGSATPSLESYYNAQNGKYGLCRLTQRIDNRPMPAVRIVEEDEDGERMLPAAVIEKIMERKGRGEQSLVFINRRGAASRVKCRVCKEVVGCPNCSVSLTFHSSGAKLLCHYCGYQIAVPKVCPACKARELFNYRGTGTQKVEEFLRGMVPKAVIERLDQDTAPSREKAFGILERFEKGKTDVLVGTQMTAKGHDFANLTFTAIVAADDYLSFPDFRSAERTFGLVTQAAGRTGRGEKGGEVIISGTTGHYAVKHAVLHDYQAFYADEILARKRTGYPPFSRLIGIMFDDVNEERLASAMLKLAHAMPPLPPGVEPLGPVEALIHKIRNRYRWKMMLRGKNSKALHEAALRIEAAVERDVSVSIDVDPYGFF; this is translated from the coding sequence GTGATCCAGCCGAAAAAGAAAAAAGCCGCGCATGTGGCGGTCTATGTGCCGCTGCGCAAACTCTTCTCCTACTCATTTAAACCCGAAGACGAGGCAAAGCTGATTCCCGGCGTGCGGGTGGTGGCGCCGTTCCGCAACCGGGAGAACATCGGCGTCTTCGTTGGATTCGGCGAGACCGATATCGAAACCAAAGAGATAAAGGCGGTGCTGGACGCCGCGCCGATCTTCAGCACGCACCTGATGAAGCTGGCGCTCTGGGCCGCTGACTATTACATCGCCGCTCCGGGCGAACTCTTTCGGGGTATCGGCCCGCGCGAGGAACTTAAGAAACGGGTGGTGTACGAAAAGACCGGCGCGCAGCCGGGCCGCCTGCGGGAAGACAAAAAGAGAATCCTCGATGCCGTCAAAGAAAGCCTTGGCGCGCAGACGCTGGCGGCAAAGGCCGGTCTCACCGTCACCGAGCTGGATAAAGCCGCGAAAAGCCTGGTGAAGGGCGGATTGCTGGTGAAGCGGGAGGAATACTATTTTGGCGGATCGGAGCTTATCGCCAAAGATGGGGAAGAAGCGGTAACGGAAAAAAGCATCGACCCCGCAACCTACACCGCCGAACAAAATGCCGCGATAGAGAAGATCGCAAAAGATGTTGAAGCGAAGAGCGGCGCGATAACCTTGCTGGAGGGAAAAACCGGCAGCGGCAAGACGGAGGTCTACATCGCGCTCTGCAAAAAGGCGTTGGAGTTGGGCGGCGGCGCGATACTGTTGGTGCCGGAAATCGCCTTGACGTTCCAGTTCGTCCGCCGTTTCCGCGCCCGGTTCCCGCGCGACATCGCGGTGTTGCACAGCGGGCTTACCCCGGCGCAGCGGCGCGAGGAGTGGCGGCGCATCAGCGGCGGCCAGGCGCGGGTGGTCATCGGCGCGCGATCCGCCATCTTCGCGCCGCTTAAACAGCCGCGCCTTATCGTGGTGGATGAAGAGCACGATGCCAGCTATAAACAGTCGGAATCGCCGCATTACAATGCGCGCGATCTTGCCGTGGTGCTGGGGGGGATGACCGGCGCGGCGGTGGTGCTTGGCTCCGCCACCCCATCGCTTGAAAGCTACTACAACGCGCAAAACGGCAAGTATGGCCTCTGCCGCCTCACCCAGCGGATAGACAACCGCCCGATGCCCGCCGTCCGCATCGTGGAAGAGGATGAAGACGGGGAGCGGATGCTGCCCGCCGCCGTCATCGAAAAAATCATGGAACGCAAAGGGCGCGGCGAGCAATCGCTGGTGTTCATCAACCGGCGCGGCGCCGCCAGCCGGGTGAAGTGCCGCGTCTGCAAGGAGGTCGTGGGCTGTCCCAACTGTTCGGTATCGCTCACCTTTCACAGCAGCGGCGCGAAGCTCTTGTGTCACTACTGCGGTTATCAGATCGCGGTGCCAAAGGTCTGCCCCGCCTGCAAAGCGAGGGAACTTTTCAACTACCGGGGAACCGGCACGCAAAAGGTGGAAGAGTTTTTGCGCGGGATGGTGCCGAAGGCGGTCATTGAGCGCCTTGACCAGGACACCGCCCCGTCGCGGGAAAAAGCGTTCGGCATCCTCGAGCGTTTCGAAAAGGGGAAGACCGACGTGCTGGTCGGCACGCAGATGACCGCGAAGGGGCACGATTTCGCCAACCTCACCTTCACCGCCATCGTGGCGGCGGACGACTACCTTTCGTTTCCCGATTTCCGTTCCGCCGAGCGCACCTTCGGCCTTGTGACGCAGGCGGCGGGCCGCACGGGGCGCGGGGAGAAAGGGGGCGAAGTCATCATCAGCGGCACCACCGGCCACTACGCCGTGAAACACGCCGTGCTGCACGACTATCAGGCGTTTTACGCCGATGAGATTTTAGCGCGCAAGCGTACCGGCTATCCGCCGTTTTCGCGGCTCATCGGCATCATGTTCGACGACGTTAACGAAGAGCGGCTTGCAAGCGCCATGCTGAAGCTGGCACACGCCATGCCGCCCCTGCCGCCGGGGGTGGAGCCGCTGGGGCCGGTGGAGGCGTTGATCCACAAGATACGCAACCGCTACCGCTGGAAGATGATGCTGCGCGGCAAAAACAGCAAGGCGTTGCACGAGGCGGCGCTGCGCATCGAAGCGGCGGTGGAGCGGGATGTTTCCGTCTCCATTGATGTCGATCCGTACGGCTTCTTTTAA
- the aroB gene encoding 3-dehydroquinate synthase, whose translation MRILASLRVDLGERSYSILIGDGVSEEGIAALPRLLRGKKIAVVTNPTVAKLYAPKTVRLLQKAGFKPLVITLPDGERYKTIKHLARVYDGLIAAHCGRADAILALGGGVVGDMAGFAAATYMRGIDFVQFPTTLLSQVDSSVGGKTGVDYPGGKNIVGAFHQPRLVVCDLGALKTLPEREYRCGMAEVIKYGVIRDARFFAWLEDNVKEVAARKTGALETVIRKSCACKAAVVAADEREADIRAILNFGHTFAHGIETALDYKRLKHGEAVAIGMVMASRLSYSLGLIPYKTAERVARLIAAYGLPTRIPKYLSADAVILGMEHDKKIISGSWRFVVYDRIGNAFVKGGLTRAEIAAAMR comes from the coding sequence ATCCGCATTTTGGCTTCCTTGCGCGTTGACCTTGGCGAGAGGTCGTATTCCATTCTTATCGGAGACGGTGTCTCCGAAGAGGGTATCGCCGCGCTTCCGCGTCTGTTGCGCGGGAAAAAGATCGCCGTCGTCACCAACCCCACGGTGGCTAAGCTCTATGCGCCTAAAACCGTCCGGCTTTTGCAAAAGGCCGGCTTTAAACCGCTTGTCATCACGTTGCCCGACGGGGAGCGGTATAAGACCATAAAACACCTTGCCCGCGTCTACGACGGGCTTATAGCGGCCCATTGCGGCCGCGCCGACGCCATCCTCGCCCTCGGCGGCGGGGTGGTGGGGGATATGGCCGGGTTCGCCGCCGCCACCTATATGCGCGGCATCGACTTCGTCCAGTTTCCCACAACGCTCCTGTCGCAGGTCGACAGCTCGGTGGGGGGGAAGACCGGCGTCGATTATCCCGGCGGCAAGAACATAGTCGGCGCGTTTCACCAGCCGCGCCTCGTTGTGTGCGACCTCGGCGCGCTTAAGACGCTGCCGGAGCGGGAATACCGCTGCGGCATGGCCGAGGTGATAAAGTACGGCGTGATCCGCGACGCGCGGTTCTTCGCTTGGCTGGAAGACAATGTGAAAGAAGTGGCGGCCCGCAAGACCGGCGCGCTGGAAACGGTCATACGCAAATCGTGCGCCTGCAAGGCGGCGGTGGTGGCGGCGGACGAGCGGGAGGCGGATATCCGCGCGATACTCAACTTCGGCCACACCTTCGCCCACGGCATCGAAACGGCGCTGGACTACAAACGCCTCAAGCATGGCGAGGCGGTCGCCATCGGCATGGTGATGGCCAGCCGCCTTTCGTACAGCCTTGGGCTTATCCCGTATAAGACCGCCGAGCGGGTGGCGCGGCTCATCGCCGCCTATGGGCTGCCGACGCGCATTCCCAAATATCTTTCCGCCGACGCGGTGATTTTGGGGATGGAGCACGACAAGAAGATCATTTCCGGTTCGTGGCGGTTCGTGGTTTATGACCGGATCGGCAACGCCTTTGTGAAAGGCGGGCTCACCCGCGCCGAAATCGCCGCCGCGATGCGCTGA
- a CDS encoding glucose-6-phosphate isomerase, translating into MGDAGKKDIVLDYSNMMMQAVGSDHGILQGELDGLKGRAAAAHKRLAELKAGGTIGFFTQHEMDTKPIKKYAAKVREKYENFVVLGIGGSALGTIAANQAVNHSFSALLTKRKRNGYPRLFVADNIDPDQFEELLKTLDPKKTIFNVISKSGTTAETMSQFMIVFDMLNRKLKGKWKKKVVVTTDPAKGILREVVNEFKLDSFEVPANVGGRFSVFSAVGLLPLACAGIDIDGLLAGAARMAGRCNDAELMNNPAYLFASLMYLSDTTRKKPMLVMMPYSSKMYGIADWFRQLWAESLGKRYDLQKKEVHTGQTPIKALGATDQHSQVQLYVEGPNDKAFCFLQVENFKTTTEIPHVLEDKPELAYLAGHSLNELIKTELEGTQYALTVHHRPNMVIRLPELSPYTLGQVIYLFEHATAFAGGLYNVDPFDQPGVEFGKNYAYAMMGRKGYEALKAEIKDKLKNIPSRTL; encoded by the coding sequence ATGGGTGACGCCGGGAAGAAAGACATCGTTCTCGATTATTCCAACATGATGATGCAGGCCGTTGGCTCCGACCACGGCATCTTGCAGGGGGAATTGGACGGCCTGAAAGGGCGTGCCGCCGCCGCGCACAAGCGGCTGGCGGAATTGAAGGCTGGCGGCACCATCGGCTTTTTCACCCAGCATGAAATGGACACCAAGCCGATTAAAAAATACGCCGCCAAGGTGCGGGAAAAGTACGAAAACTTCGTGGTGCTGGGCATCGGCGGCTCGGCGCTTGGCACTATCGCCGCGAATCAGGCGGTCAACCACAGCTTTTCCGCTTTGCTCACCAAGCGCAAACGCAACGGCTACCCGCGTCTCTTCGTGGCGGATAACATCGATCCGGATCAGTTTGAGGAACTGCTCAAAACCCTCGACCCGAAAAAAACCATTTTTAACGTCATCTCAAAATCCGGCACCACCGCCGAGACGATGAGCCAGTTCATGATCGTGTTCGACATGCTGAACCGGAAGCTGAAGGGAAAGTGGAAAAAGAAGGTGGTGGTCACCACCGACCCGGCAAAGGGCATCCTGCGCGAGGTTGTCAACGAGTTCAAGCTGGACAGCTTCGAGGTGCCCGCGAATGTCGGCGGCCGCTTCTCGGTTTTTTCAGCGGTGGGCTTGCTGCCGCTCGCCTGCGCGGGCATCGACATCGACGGACTGCTGGCCGGCGCGGCGCGCATGGCCGGGCGGTGCAACGACGCGGAATTGATGAATAACCCGGCGTATCTTTTTGCGTCGCTTATGTACCTCTCCGACACCACCCGCAAAAAGCCGATGCTGGTGATGATGCCTTACAGCAGCAAGATGTACGGCATCGCCGACTGGTTCCGCCAGCTTTGGGCCGAAAGCCTGGGCAAGCGGTACGATCTCCAGAAGAAGGAGGTTCACACCGGCCAGACGCCGATCAAGGCGCTGGGGGCCACCGACCAGCATTCGCAGGTGCAGCTTTACGTGGAAGGGCCGAACGACAAGGCGTTCTGTTTCCTGCAAGTGGAAAACTTCAAGACCACCACGGAAATCCCGCATGTGCTGGAAGACAAGCCGGAACTTGCCTACCTCGCCGGCCACAGCCTTAACGAACTGATCAAAACCGAGCTGGAGGGGACGCAATACGCGCTCACCGTTCACCACCGGCCGAACATGGTCATCCGCCTGCCGGAGCTTTCGCCCTATACGCTGGGGCAGGTCATATATCTGTTCGAGCACGCCACCGCGTTCGCCGGGGGCTTGTATAACGTTGACCCGTTCGACCAGCCGGGGGTGGAGTTCGGCAAGAACTACGCCTACGCGATGATGGGGCGCAAGGGGTACGAAGCGCTGAAGGCGGAGATAAAAGACAAGCTGAAAAACATTCCTTCCCGCACACTGTGA
- a CDS encoding methylated-DNA--[protein]-cysteine S-methyltransferase — protein sequence MTPFGCAIKTELGWAAVRFNEHHEITGFLLPSSTQKSHDFLAWTEHKNFPQLEKAVVGYFAGKKIDFCKFSVSLTDASPFFQKVYAALRTVKYGETVSYKKLAEKAGSPSAVRAVGSAMAHNPIPLIIPCHRVIQSDGGLGGFSAGGGVDLKKIMLDLEHPPVSPAAGRKKTG from the coding sequence ATGACCCCATTCGGTTGCGCGATTAAAACGGAACTCGGCTGGGCCGCCGTCCGTTTCAACGAACATCACGAAATCACCGGCTTCCTCCTCCCCTCTTCCACCCAAAAATCGCACGACTTCCTCGCGTGGACGGAACATAAGAATTTCCCGCAACTGGAAAAAGCGGTGGTGGGATATTTCGCGGGCAAAAAAATAGATTTCTGCAAATTCTCCGTCTCGCTTACCGACGCATCCCCCTTCTTCCAAAAAGTCTATGCGGCATTGCGCACGGTAAAATACGGCGAAACAGTCTCCTACAAAAAGCTGGCTGAAAAAGCCGGAAGCCCGTCGGCGGTGCGCGCGGTGGGGAGCGCGATGGCGCACAACCCGATACCGCTCATCATCCCCTGCCACAGGGTTATCCAGTCTGACGGCGGCCTCGGCGGCTTCTCCGCGGGCGGCGGCGTGGATTTAAAAAAGATAATGCTCGATCTGGAACACCCGCCCGTTTCCCCCGCCGCCGGCAGAAAAAAGACCGGCTGA
- a CDS encoding DegT/DnrJ/EryC1/StrS family aminotransferase, protein MRFIDLPAQQQRIRANIESRIKKVLDHGQYIMGPEVAELEKGLAAYTGAKYAIACASGTDALLMALMAYDVKPGDAIITTAFTFIATAEVVSLLGATPVFVDIDRKTYNIDPALIPAAIDKAKKAGLRPRGIIPVDLFGLPADFEALTAIARQHQLFILDDACQGFGGMYTGKRIGGLGDICATSFFPAKPLGCYGDGGAVFTNDGRLADIMASIRIHGKGTDQYDNIRIGINGRLDTIQCAILLEKLAIFEEEIVKRQDVAAAYTERLKGAVTTPHIPQGMRSAWAQYSILHDRRDAIIAALKAEGIPAMVYYPKPLHLQTAFAGLGYKQGELPVCEAVSKKVFSLPMHPYLATDDIDYIATAVVKAAK, encoded by the coding sequence ATCCGCTTTATCGACCTCCCGGCCCAGCAGCAGCGCATACGCGCCAACATTGAAAGCCGCATCAAAAAAGTGCTGGATCACGGGCAATACATCATGGGACCGGAGGTGGCCGAACTCGAAAAGGGGCTGGCCGCATACACGGGAGCGAAATACGCCATCGCCTGCGCATCGGGAACCGACGCGCTGCTGATGGCGCTGATGGCCTACGATGTGAAACCGGGGGACGCCATTATCACCACCGCTTTCACTTTCATCGCCACCGCCGAGGTGGTGAGCCTGCTGGGGGCCACGCCGGTCTTCGTCGATATCGACCGGAAAACCTACAATATCGACCCCGCGCTCATCCCCGCCGCCATCGACAAGGCAAAAAAAGCGGGGTTGCGCCCCCGCGGCATCATTCCGGTGGATCTCTTCGGCCTCCCCGCCGATTTCGAGGCGCTAACCGCCATCGCACGGCAACACCAGCTTTTCATCCTCGACGACGCCTGCCAGGGATTTGGAGGGATGTACACAGGGAAGCGGATCGGCGGGCTGGGAGACATCTGCGCAACGAGCTTCTTCCCGGCAAAGCCGCTCGGCTGCTACGGCGACGGCGGCGCGGTATTCACCAACGACGGCCGGCTGGCCGATATCATGGCCTCCATCCGCATCCACGGCAAAGGAACCGACCAATATGACAACATCCGCATCGGCATCAACGGGCGGCTGGATACCATCCAATGCGCCATTTTGCTGGAGAAGCTGGCGATTTTTGAGGAAGAAATCGTGAAGCGGCAGGATGTTGCCGCCGCGTATACCGAACGCCTCAAAGGGGCGGTGACCACTCCGCACATCCCGCAAGGAATGCGGAGCGCCTGGGCGCAGTACTCGATTCTGCACGACAGGCGCGACGCCATTATCGCCGCGCTGAAAGCCGAGGGGATACCGGCCATGGTCTACTATCCCAAGCCGCTCCACCTGCAAACCGCCTTCGCCGGCCTCGGCTACAAACAGGGCGAATTGCCGGTCTGCGAAGCGGTGTCAAAGAAGGTATTCAGCCTGCCGATGCATCCGTACCTGGCGACGGACGACATCGATTACATCGCCACGGCGGTGGTGAAAGCGGCCAAGTAA
- the surE gene encoding 5'/3'-nucleotidase SurE: MKILLANDDGINAPGLRALHKGLKTIGDVTVAAPEMEKSAVGHAITIAMPLRVREVKDHGQPFGYAVDGTPADCVKIALLAVMKEPPDIVISGMNHGANLATNIIYSGTVSAATEGTILGVPSIAFSLTTHGKEPDFAPAVKHAVAITKKVMEKGLQKGTLLNVNIPAIPEKEIKGVKICRQSHCVFRGAFEKREDLRGMDYYWQGGVMDTKDPDPNVDIVLNEKGYITITPIHFDLTNHSYLDELRSWGF; this comes from the coding sequence ATGAAAATATTGCTGGCGAACGACGATGGTATCAACGCGCCCGGCCTGCGCGCGCTGCACAAAGGGCTGAAAACCATCGGCGATGTGACGGTGGCCGCGCCCGAGATGGAAAAAAGCGCGGTGGGGCACGCCATCACCATCGCCATGCCGTTGCGCGTACGCGAGGTGAAGGATCACGGCCAGCCGTTCGGCTATGCGGTGGACGGCACGCCGGCCGACTGCGTGAAGATCGCATTGCTGGCGGTCATGAAGGAGCCACCGGACATCGTCATCAGCGGCATGAATCACGGCGCGAACCTCGCCACGAACATTATTTACTCCGGCACCGTTTCCGCCGCCACCGAAGGAACCATATTGGGGGTTCCCTCCATCGCCTTTTCGCTTACCACGCACGGCAAGGAGCCGGACTTCGCGCCGGCGGTGAAGCACGCGGTGGCGATCACCAAAAAGGTTATGGAAAAAGGGCTGCAGAAGGGGACGCTGCTCAACGTGAACATCCCGGCCATTCCCGAAAAGGAAATTAAAGGGGTAAAAATCTGCCGCCAGAGCCATTGCGTATTCCGGGGGGCGTTCGAGAAAAGGGAAGACCTGCGCGGAATGGATTACTATTGGCAAGGCGGGGTGATGGATACGAAAGACCCCGATCCGAACGTTGATATCGTGCTTAACGAAAAAGGATATATCACCATCACGCCGATCCATTTCGACCTGACCAACCACAGCTATCTGGACGAACTCCGCAGCTGGGGATTTTAA